A region of Methanomicrobium sp. W14 DNA encodes the following proteins:
- a CDS encoding oligosaccharide flippase family protein — translation MAIDAISKKSFGKDVFKLVSGTIVAQVVAICLTPIITRIFIPEIYGISSVFFSIVSIITVISCFRYELAIVLPEDDRDAGAVFMACCLILIFISLACIPFFFFFGDWIAGLLGNSGVMDYFFLIPLAVFINGLYLALRYWNTRRIRFGTQASTQALQSVSGSGMKVGLGTLGFINPGSLIASQIIGNGLGTLILLIQAIRCDFSLLRSSVSISCIFRQLKRYKKFPIFNIWGAFLNSISWQIPIFMFTAFFSSTVTGLYALGMTVIQMPMSLIGSSISQVFLQRASSGRHNNTLSELARDTTSVLIILTVMPFTLLSLLGGDIFGLIFGPQWVEAGVYVQILGLWAMVWFVVSPLTTISIVVEKQEINLIYNIILVITRFASLFIGGICGSVYIALFLFMLTGAIVYFGIGYICVIVWAKASIKEIRRQVQIPVIIAICLALLILFLSYLPITTLGICVIAVVIFFIYMCYIFKTQPLIGEYIGKR, via the coding sequence CTGGCAATAGACGCAATCTCAAAAAAATCTTTTGGTAAAGATGTATTTAAACTTGTTAGTGGTACAATTGTTGCCCAAGTTGTTGCGATCTGTTTAACCCCCATAATCACTCGTATTTTTATCCCTGAAATATATGGGATTTCATCTGTATTTTTCTCTATTGTAAGTATAATAACTGTTATTTCATGTTTTCGATATGAACTTGCTATAGTTCTGCCGGAAGATGACAGAGACGCAGGGGCTGTGTTTATGGCCTGTTGCCTTATTCTTATTTTTATAAGTCTCGCATGTATTCCTTTTTTCTTTTTCTTTGGAGATTGGATTGCAGGACTTCTTGGTAACAGTGGTGTCATGGATTACTTTTTCCTTATACCATTAGCTGTTTTTATCAATGGACTTTACTTGGCTCTTCGATATTGGAATACCAGACGCATAAGGTTTGGTACTCAGGCATCCACGCAGGCATTACAATCTGTATCTGGATCAGGGATGAAGGTTGGTCTGGGTACTTTAGGATTTATAAATCCAGGATCACTCATTGCTTCACAGATTATAGGTAATGGATTAGGAACGTTAATTTTATTAATACAGGCGATTAGATGTGATTTTTCTCTTTTAAGGTCGAGTGTATCAATAAGTTGTATTTTTCGTCAGCTTAAAAGATATAAAAAATTTCCTATCTTTAATATATGGGGAGCATTTCTAAATTCAATCTCATGGCAAATACCTATATTCATGTTTACAGCGTTTTTTTCTTCAACAGTCACTGGTCTTTATGCACTAGGAATGACTGTAATCCAAATGCCAATGAGTTTAATTGGCAGTTCTATATCGCAGGTATTCTTACAACGTGCGTCTAGTGGAAGGCATAATAATACATTATCGGAATTAGCAAGAGATACAACTTCCGTGCTAATTATATTAACCGTAATGCCATTTACTCTGTTATCTCTCCTTGGAGGGGATATTTTTGGACTTATTTTTGGCCCTCAGTGGGTTGAAGCAGGTGTTTATGTTCAAATTCTGGGATTGTGGGCAATGGTGTGGTTTGTAGTAAGTCCCTTAACTACTATTTCGATAGTTGTTGAAAAACAAGAAATTAATTTAATCTATAATATAATCTTAGTGATCACGCGATTTGCTTCACTGTTTATTGGAGGAATCTGTGGAAGTGTTTATATTGCTTTGTTTCTTTTTATGTTGACGGGTGCTATTGTGTATTTTGGTATTGGGTATATTTGTGTAATTGTATGGGCAAAAGCATCAATAAAAGAGATTCGAAGACAGGTACAAATTCCTGTTATCATCGCGATATGTCTTGCATTATTAATATTATTTTTATCCTATTTGCCTATTACAACGCTTGGCATCTGCGTTATAGCAGTAGTGATATTCTTTATTTATATGTGTTATATTTTTAAAACCCAGCCTCTGATAGGTGAATATATAGGAAAAAGATAA
- a CDS encoding glycosyltransferase family 4 protein — protein MVLSYKNSGLSVIRIVRYFYYFGGGCSNHVKELSEKINPYLKDQIIITSDIDDIDKEFDRECPVPVIRIKSPDIKKRFGIPVTPLNNLLFMINVYRTLEKMERPDIIHAHGICPVAFGSIIGRILNIPVVGMLHGSSEAYSPISGLFESTLAVLFKPDHALILDDGSPAPQKFLKLWGDRVSIVYHGIDTEYYSINSQFNMVRERLGFRASDFLILSTSSLITVKRPDLAIEAFVKFLEIKAIDERRAYLIFAGDGKLKESLMDLVKNNSIMESVKFAGKLKPDEIKDYLSIADAVVGTSVYSNMNRSIQEAMSSGAAVVAFNSGRLDRLIEDGSSGLLVKPGDTSEFADKLYMLYENPELKETLGKNARNTILSERSWDLRIKQELEVYKLLMTELNESGRN, from the coding sequence ATGGTTTTATCATATAAAAATTCTGGATTATCTGTTATTAGAATTGTGAGGTACTTTTACTATTTTGGAGGAGGATGCAGCAACCACGTGAAGGAGTTGTCTGAAAAAATCAATCCATATCTTAAAGATCAAATAATTATTACATCGGATATTGATGATATTGATAAGGAATTTGATAGAGAATGCCCTGTCCCCGTTATACGGATAAAGTCACCGGATATAAAAAAACGATTTGGTATTCCTGTAACCCCCCTTAATAATCTATTGTTTATGATAAATGTATACAGGACATTAGAGAAAATGGAGCGACCGGATATTATTCATGCTCATGGAATTTGTCCTGTAGCTTTTGGGAGTATTATTGGAAGAATATTGAATATTCCGGTTGTAGGGATGCTTCATGGCAGTTCAGAAGCATATTCACCTATATCAGGACTGTTTGAATCAACACTGGCAGTATTATTTAAACCGGACCATGCTTTAATATTAGATGACGGTTCCCCTGCCCCTCAAAAATTTTTGAAATTGTGGGGTGATCGTGTTTCTATTGTCTACCATGGTATAGACACAGAATATTATAGCATTAATTCTCAATTTAACATGGTTAGAGAAAGACTTGGGTTTAGAGCTTCGGATTTTTTGATTCTTTCGACATCTTCGCTGATCACTGTTAAACGACCTGATCTGGCGATAGAGGCATTTGTAAAATTTTTAGAAATTAAAGCTATTGATGAAAGGAGAGCATATCTTATCTTTGCTGGTGATGGGAAACTCAAAGAATCTTTGATGGATCTGGTAAAAAATAATTCAATTATGGAATCTGTCAAATTTGCAGGAAAATTAAAACCTGATGAAATTAAGGATTACCTTTCGATTGCAGATGCAGTTGTAGGGACAAGCGTTTATAGTAATATGAATCGTTCGATTCAGGAGGCTATGTCATCCGGGGCGGCGGTTGTAGCATTTAATAGCGGCAGACTTGATCGTTTAATTGAAGATGGTTCCAGTGGTTTACTTGTAAAACCGGGTGATACATCAGAATTTGCTGATAAATTATATATGCTTTATGAAAACCCGGAGTTGAAAGAAACGCTCGGGAAAAATGCAAGAAATACCATTCTGTCGGAAAGATCCTGGGATTTACGAATAAAGCAGGAGTTAGAAGTATACAAACTGTTAATGACAGAGCTTAATGAAAGTGGAAGAAATTAG
- a CDS encoding glycosyltransferase, with protein MNNNSPEDYTLTDIPKLSSLKKDKSPKIAINKKVIIITFGFFQNESIWSVRLCGLAKYLPEFGWDPTIITAQQTKSGQNRLVGQDSYNVVETKYTDITALILSLLGINSGKSIKESLNLKSKKNKKTFCDFCFNLIKEVLYYPDAERGWYKYSLEAGIRLMEENKYEALISSSSPVTGHLVAKNLKMRYNVPWIADLRDLWTQNHYYPYSVFRKIIETSLEKKTLGVADILTTVSEPLSKQLSERYSGKQISVITNGFDPENVNPGVSLSNKFTITYTGQLYKGRRDPELLFVALSELIHEGLLERESVSVDFYGNRESWLEDDIRKYNLSDVVSLHGVVSRETTIKKQWESHILLLLTWDNPLEKGVYTGKVFDYLAARRPILSLGLSGSVVTKLLKETNAGVHCSTVTEIKSYIIEKYTKFKTDGYTSYEGIQSKIDLYNHYEMAKKFAILLDNISSNHRTVDKNIGKSE; from the coding sequence ATGAATAATAATTCCCCGGAAGATTACACATTAACTGACATCCCCAAATTATCAAGTTTAAAGAAAGATAAATCTCCAAAAATAGCAATTAATAAAAAAGTAATAATAATCACTTTTGGTTTCTTTCAAAACGAGAGTATATGGTCAGTTCGTCTTTGTGGTCTTGCAAAGTATTTGCCTGAATTCGGGTGGGATCCGACTATAATAACTGCACAACAAACAAAATCTGGTCAGAACAGATTGGTCGGTCAGGATAGTTATAATGTTGTTGAGACGAAGTATACAGATATTACAGCCCTGATATTATCATTGTTGGGGATAAATTCCGGCAAATCAATAAAGGAATCACTTAATCTAAAAAGCAAAAAGAATAAAAAAACTTTCTGTGATTTTTGTTTTAATCTTATAAAAGAAGTCCTCTATTATCCGGATGCAGAAAGAGGATGGTATAAGTATAGTCTGGAAGCGGGAATAAGATTAATGGAAGAAAATAAATATGAAGCGCTGATAAGTTCGTCATCTCCGGTTACCGGTCATCTCGTTGCAAAGAATCTTAAAATGCGCTATAATGTCCCCTGGATTGCTGATTTACGGGACTTGTGGACTCAAAATCATTATTATCCTTATTCTGTTTTCAGAAAAATCATAGAAACTTCTTTGGAGAAAAAAACTCTGGGGGTTGCGGATATACTGACAACTGTATCTGAACCGTTAAGTAAACAGTTATCTGAACGTTATTCAGGAAAGCAGATTTCTGTAATCACAAATGGATTTGATCCTGAAAATGTTAACCCCGGAGTTTCTTTATCCAATAAATTTACAATAACTTATACTGGTCAGTTATATAAAGGGCGTCGGGACCCTGAGTTATTGTTTGTAGCACTTTCGGAATTGATTCATGAAGGATTATTAGAGAGAGAAAGTGTATCTGTAGATTTCTATGGTAATCGTGAATCGTGGCTTGAAGATGATATCAGGAAGTACAATTTAAGTGATGTTGTTTCGTTGCACGGGGTGGTGTCCCGTGAAACTACAATTAAAAAGCAATGGGAATCTCATATACTGCTTCTCCTGACCTGGGATAATCCCCTGGAAAAGGGAGTATACACTGGTAAGGTTTTCGATTACCTAGCTGCAAGAAGACCAATTCTTTCACTGGGCCTTTCTGGAAGTGTTGTCACAAAGTTGCTTAAAGAGACTAATGCAGGTGTTCATTGTTCAACGGTGACTGAAATTAAATCGTATATTATTGAAAAATATACCAAATTCAAAACGGATGGTTATACTTCTTATGAAGGCATTCAATCCAAAATTGATTTGTATAATCACTATGAAATGGCAAAAAAATTTGCTATTTTATTAGATAATATTAGTAGTAATCATAGAACAGTTGATAAAAACATTGGAAAATCTGAATAA